DNA from Helicoverpa zea isolate HzStark_Cry1AcR chromosome 5, ilHelZeax1.1, whole genome shotgun sequence:
atagcagcgttttacctgaaataaaacgcatattaaatacttaccttatttgaagcttacattttaatttctgcctggtgttttcgactcaatgacgaactgtggccgccgagaacactcgtcgcctcctgcctggtggggagtgaaactggtcggtgtgcgagagagatgcaagatatggggtagaaaaggacagagataaaagcggaaaacacgtaggtgcctatctcaaactagtaagcttcaaataaggtaagtatttaatatgcgttttatttcaggtaaaacgctgctaattaagtgctatattttatttattaaaagaaaatcatAGTAAAGTCGTcagaactttatttaatttaacaaagtttttaaggtttaaaatgtttttctcaCCTTGATATTCATATAAGCTACGGTTAATCTGATGAAAAGAGATGACTTATGTATCAGCATCAAAATTACAGACTTTTTCTAGGTATGTAAGAGAAGTCGGGGTGCGCGtaccaataaaaaaatgtatgtaagcCCTTGCAGAATTAATTAAGAGCATTGCATTAATGTAGGCAATACAATGATATTAGGCACTAAAACGTTTATAGCCAAGTCCAAATAATTTTCCCAAAAAACGCCATCTATTGATGGTACTCTAACACTAACTTGTATGAGAGCTTTGGACGAGATTAGTTCAATTGACGACTTTACATACATAAGTACTTCTTTCGGCtacaagttttaaaaatatatactaatatttcGTATTTAATCTTTGTTCCTCAGTTCATGATACTTACCTGctatttacaaaaattaccaTATGATTTGTGTTATGTTGCATGTCTTCGTATCTTAGAAGCTGGTCTGCATGATTCTCTATGTTCACTAAATTCCATcgcagttataaaaaaaaacaattcagtGTCTAAGTATGAATTACTCATATGCGCAAAAGAATTGAAGCACATAATGTAATTTAggttcgtcttttgttttagaaCTAAATAAGTATATTTGCTTGTCTAGGTTACGTTTGGAGGTACAAAATATACTCATACGATGAACTCGAAATGAAAAATGGCTCAAAACACTAGATGGGGTTACAGTTCATCTGCCATAAATCGGCGTAGGTAGCTTTCATGTAACAACGTTTGTAAGTACTCTCCTCTCAGTATGTTACTAAATTTCAGAACGAGCAAGAAAACATTACATATAGGGTATGTTGTTATTTTCAGACAGGCAGTTTGACGGACAATCGTTACATATAGGATGACTATTAGCTTTATCTGGTTAGAATGCAAGCCTTTCCAACCAGTTGGACAAAGGCTACACAGATGATAAATACGTATGTAATTCCTTGATGTTGATATATCGGGgtccaaaaataaaacgattttaacgtcgtattatttattttcgtgtGTGTTCCAGCCGCCCGGTACAGATACGGGCAGCGTTTACTCTTTAATATTAAGTTCACGTATGTAACGCTACTCTTTACCAAATTGTCGAAATACTGATAGTATCAGGGGGACCACAGCCCCGCAACACAAACGAACAGCGGCACCAACTTTGAGAGAGTAACACTTGGCCATCTCTTTACACTGTAACATCGTAAAATCTAACAATAGACAAGATCTATAGAATAGATATAGAAAAATCACGATATTCTAAATGTTAAAGTTATAGGTAGTCGTATAGAGTTTGTACGTAGGCCAAATTATAGTCACTTCTTTAAATAAGTCTCGTAAAAGAAGTTTATACTTTGCTTATAAATTCAATAATCAGTTTGCATATAAAAACTCTATCACCGTGTATAtatcaacaaacaaatattgaatCTGTTAAGAAATTGTTTAtctacatttaaaatatatcgCATCTATCAATTAAATCgttatattcatttaatttggAATATATCTAGTTAAACTTTTAATTGTTAGAATATACAAGATACATGGGCGGGCAGATACCAAGTCAATGAATATGTAACTCTAATCGTgtataataagttttattttcaataaattaatttatatatagaTGGATTCTAACAAGTgctaaaattacaaaaacatgtAATAACTGTATTACAATGTATGCATTGGTACCTAGGTGTTAGTTTCGGGACCTAGTTGTATCTGTGACCTAGGCGTAACATGTCGAAACCTAAGTGTAATCTCTCAGAATTATTGCCCCATTGAAGCCAACTGAAGCTGTGCGCCGTAGTCACTACACACTACCGCCATCGCGGCTGGCTACGGACTGTCGAGCGACACTTCAAGCCACTCACAACATTTAGAGCGTGCTCACATCACTAACGTTTTATTGTAGTACCTACTGTCACTTTGGcttctattttcaaattgattcaaaCATTAACTGTCAGGTTGACTGGTTTTGTTTTCCTTTTCTTAAATTCTTCTTTTAACTTATTTTCCTTCATGTGCAATGTAAAAGTGACAGCCAGTAACTGGTATGACAAAACATCGGCCATGTAAACACCCGTACAGCTATATACATCCAAACACTACGCCTTAGTCATGATTAAATGTGAACAATACAAGTCATGATCAATTGTATCAAACTCTAAAGTATTACATAATAATAGGCGATAGACCTACTGTCGATTATAATGTCTTATGATTAcatgtgaatattttaaaacgaaTTTTGTTAAGCTCATAATTTTACTAGATCGAGTGAGGCGCAGTGAATGGATCGTCTTGGTTCCCATCGCCGGACAGCTATCGTGATAACAGTCACAACTAGATTTTCGTCCTTCAGACCAAAAGGACATCAGAAAAGACTCAAatatcatcaaaatatttatataaggtTCTTCCACCGAACAAAGAACTTATGATTGTACTACTCTAAACACGTAGTTGATCAATATGATCACTGTGATCATCCCCATTTATCTAAATTGAGTGTTTAAAACCCCTCTATTctctaataattatatattttgcaaTAGAAATAATTTCACACGTATATAAATAACATCTAAAACATTGAGTGTCCGGCGATAGGAACCGAAGTGCATGATCTTCATGAAGGCGACCGCTCGATTAATACAATCATCACGATCGGTTCAAGTTATCGCTACATATTGTCATCGATTTTCAGCCTTCATACAAGATAATGTTAGTATTATTCGTACACGAATTCCTTTATAGCAAAGTTTACGATCAAATGCGTCAGAGGCCCTGCGAAACGTGAACATAATGAATGAGAATAAAGGGAATTCGCGCACCAACactgatttatttaaatttatagaGGTACAGCAAAGGCGAGGTTCTCCAACGAAGCCATATTATCCATTATTACAAACGAGGAACAGgtacaaaaagtaaaaagtatcAAAAACATTTTGTGTCCCATATCAGTCGTGTTATTTGTGCAATGCTATTTATAAAcagttaatatttaataacaaaatttcGTCTTGAAGTGTCGCTCAAAAGTAATAAGTAACCGTGTAGCCTCCGACAGACATATAAACAAgtgtataatataattattatgctTTCTATTATAAATGGACCAATCATGGCAGTGAAAGTAGGATCAGTGCTGTCATTGGTCGATTTCTCCCACTCTTATATGTCTAGCAGACGCTAGATAAAAGAACTGAGGCTATGTTTTCGAATTTCGAATGCAAACGttcatttttcaaattattatttttataatagattCATTTGACCGCCCTCATCACCCAAACTTCGAACACAGCGCCTCTGATCTTGAGAATGCGACCGATCCAAATGGATTAATTCCAGTCCTTCATAGAATTAGCGACTCGTAAAAATGCTTTACTAAcactatatttaattaatatatgttttatatttattactttaataaagAACGGGATTATTCGAATAGTAGTTTAACATTCACAACAGCATTGCGTTTGCTAGACGTTTCCAATATGCCACGTAATCGCTCGTTCTACGACGGAATGCCTTCGAGTCTACGAGCTACTCTGATATGGTCTCAGTCTCAAGACAGTCCGCACGTCTGATCTATGATACACTCTCCCTACTCGAGCTACTGACTTGTGTGCGTCGTCGATACACTAATATTGCTACATTGACAGTTTTAAATTTTCACCGTTAGTCTCATTTGTGGAAGCTGATTTGTTCATTGATTCTGTTTACCAATTACTTGGACATTGGGGTACAATCGTTTCGATTCCGTACACAAGTCTCTGATATGTGGGATGATGTGTGTAGCGCCGCGGGCCGCCCGCCGCGGTCCCACCCGAACGGTACAAAATTGGAGCGTACCTACATATACGTTTATTATATACAATGTACAATACAATACGATAAACACTATAGTGGCTACGGGGCAGGACGCCGGCGGCCGGCGAGGCGTGTCACCTCGCGCCTCAGCATGTATACATTCTCACAGTAATATACATCGTAACTCGCTCTATATATAACAAACATTACACGAACGCGCACCACGCTCGTcgaataaacaacataatatacAGCGGAATCGTAGCACTCTTTCGATTCGATTAAAAAAATTGACTAGAAAATCTCAATTCGCTACGAGCACTATGCGTGCGAGGAGAATATGTCGGCGGCGCGCCACGCCTCGGCCTCCTCCTCCGCGTCGTACTGCTGCAGGAACGGGTTGGTGGAGCTGTAGCGCGGGCTCAGGCCGCCGCGCCCCGGCGAGTTCAGCGTCACCGCCAGCCCCGCCGACGTGCCCGGGATCACCGAGCGCGGCGACTCGCGCGACCCCGGCTCGCGCGGCCCGTCCCGCGGCGTGTGCTCGCGCGACGAGTCGCGAGGCGTGTGCTCGCGAGAGTGCTCCCGTGGCGTGTGCTCCCGCGACGACTCGCGAGACGCGTGCTCCCTGTTCTCCCGCGGCGTGCTAGTCCGCGGGGAGTCTCGCGGGGAGGCTCTGGGTGACGCGCGTGGTGAGGACCGTGGCGAGGACCGCGGGGATGCGGCTCGCTCCGGTTGCCTCAGGATGGAGGAAACAGATCCTCCATGTTTAATTGTGTCCGCTGGGCTGTGGCTCCCGGAGCTACTGCTGGGTGAACCGGGAGAGGATACTGTCACCTGACGGGACCGAGGTGGAGCGGGCAGAGGGCCTCTGAGCGGCGACTGCGGACGATATTGGCCGGCCCTGACTGATGAGAGAACCTGTAAACAAATTCAATAAGATTTTAGTCACAGTACTCGAGATAACTTCTTTAAGTCTTTTTCGCCATATACTTACATGTGCGGGCGGCGAGCGGTCGGGCGCGGGCCGACCCGAGAGAGCTGGCGGCGGAGATGCTGCTGATGCTGCCGCTTGAGGCCGATATGGACTGACTGAGGGCGGAACTCGGCCTGCCAACAAAACACCTTCAACAATACCTATCCGAAACAACGTAAGTGTATAACGGATCATGACTCAAgaagataaaaatgttgaaaagaAGACGACAAAATTGTGGTGATGAAAACGGAAAAAGTGGATTTATTAAGAAAGAAATGTCTGTTTATCGAAAtgctaaattgtattttttatagcaTTTGTCTTTAGGTTTGTGCTAAAGTGAGAAGGTAGATAGTACCTTGGGGGAGTGTGAGTGAGGCCGCTGGCGACGCACTGACTCTGTTTCCACGCGGCCCGGTTACTGACTCGCCGCGCCGAACTGTCTACAAACATACATGCGTTAAGGGACCGCTTAGGTTTTAGACATTCAGTGTTCTTGTCTAGTGTATAAGTATAGTATAGATTGACTAGAAAGAGCATGCAGAAGAAGGAAGGGGAGATCTAAGGATGTCCTAATGCGCATTGGATCATGGTCTTATATGGCTGGATCATGGCTGCCGTAAATGGGGTATCAGCGCTTAAATTGATCTTTGTGAAAAATATCCCAGCGTTTAGTCTTAACTGTAGTTAGACTTAATAAATGCctttaataatttcatttttttttgtcattcaaaTCTCTATGAGCAGTAACTTATTTAAGTTAGTAAAGATTTCAACCCTTCATCATCGTTCAAAGGCCCGAAATGTTCGAAAAGGATATGAGAATAGCAATAGGTGAAAGTAGCTTCGTGCGGAGTGGGTGTTGTCTAGTTGTGTTGTTTTGGGAATTCTTGGAGTATGCTAGTGGGTCTATGTGCGTGCTTTGTGCTACTAGTTAGCATCATTATGTAAGAAACAACATTGaatggtcagtgggtcgtcttaggggcgttGCAAGAAGAAATACTAGAAGGAGAATATAGTaccaactataaataaataaaacaattgcgaATGTTGTTTCTTACCTCTCAATATTTCAATGTAGTGTAAACTTTGACACTAGAGATGACATTACCTGAACGTTTTGGAGCTGGCCAGATTTGCAGAAGACATTGCAGTACATTTATGGATCTCTGATAGTCCATTTCTGTCGGTGGCTGTGAGTGCAACATAAGGGGTGGTGCGAGAGCCACTGCCAGGTGCTGTGGTGACATCTTGTTGCGATCTTGGGCAGCCACGACAAGGGCTAAATGGTCAAGTAAGAAGACAAGAGTAGCTCTTGATGCTCGAGGGAGTAGCTCAACTACTGAGGCCATCAATCGAGCATTGCCTTCTCTGTCATCTGGTAGACATATTCCTGAAACAAAAGttatacaaattaaaagaattGTGGGTTAAGGAATCtctttgaataaaatttatCACCAGATATCACATGTACTAACCCAATGCATCAAGAGTCATCTGATACATGCAGCGACTGAATAATGGCTGTGGCAGTTCTCTTAAATAGTCCTTCAGAAGACCAGTTATGACGTTGATATCTGGTACGGAATCAGGCGCCAGTTCAACTCCACGTGCGTTTCGCTCGAATGCTTCTCGAAGTATGCGCTTTTTACTTGCTGACCCACATAGGCGATAAAGACCTGAGAAAGGAAAGTAAAATCAGGTTAAGAGTTGTTTGAGGAATTTCGGGAAGAGTTATAAAAAACTGTTCTTGTGTGTAAAGTACCTATGATATCCAGTCCACGTCTTTCAATTTCTTCGACACATCTTCGTACGATTAACGGCACAGGGGGAGCGTGCGGTGGGCGAGGCTCCCTTGCCACAACTGTGTCCAGTTCGGCTCCGAACAATGCTGTGCCACGAGGTGGTGCGGGTCGTCTTCGGAACAGATCATGCGGTTCCGTGTGCCGAAATCGTACGTATAGAGTTCCGCGGGGTTCCATctgagaattgaaatatatattttatatttttaacataccgAACATAATGCTAATAGACAAATGAAGACCAAATATCTACCTTAATAGCGAGTTGATGAGCAGGTGAACGTGACAGCAGATCTGGCAATGTGACAGATCCACGGTAACAAAGCTTGTGCCTATGCTGTGGGTCCCATGAGTAGACTAATACATCCAACTGTCTGTTGTCTACCAGATCCAGTTCGAATGACTCATCCCAGTCGAATTGCAGCTCTCCCGTACGGACCTACAATTTCACAATATAAAGAGCGCGTGAACAAAAGACAAATTCACTTATTCAGACCCGGTTATGGTACAATATGCGTGATGCTCACCACAGTGCGAGCCTTATGCACACGATCACATTCTAGTACACAATACAAGTCTCTTGGAGCGACTGGTGGCTGCGGGGGTGCAAGTGGACCCGATGGTGGTGAACCCGGTGATGCTCCCGACGGAGACGGTCGTAGACCACGTCCAGCCAATAGATGTACCCATAGCATCCCCGATACTCCGCCCGACAATCGTGATAGGCCGGTCATCGACGCCGACAGACCACCCGTAGCTGGTTTTTCCACTTTATACTTTAAGAACTCTGAAACAAAAGTAAACAACATTAGTAAACATGATTCAACATAATAGATCTATAAAACTAGTCAAATTATAAACTGGCCGTATTCTTACCGTTAGGATTGATATCAAGATGTCTTTGATGTCGTGAGCCAGGCGTTGGAACAGGGCTTGGGTTAGGACAGTTGAAACGAGATCCCAACTCAAGCAGTTGTCGAACTCGCCGGGCTGAAGGTGAACCACCAGCTCCTGCCCCCAGTTGTTGTGTAGCTCCCAATTGTTGCGATGATACTGAACGAGCGGGCAAGTGTCGCGGTCTCTCCACCCGACGCCCTGCCAAACCTAGCGATGATCCAAACCGGCTGCCACTTTCCATCTGTAAATAACCATTATTTAAACTTAAAGCATCAATTAAAAACAGTACAAATCAATACTCAAAATTGCTTACGTTTTTGAGCGCATCGTGAATATTTTCAGCAGAATAGTGCGTAGGAAGTCGCGGACGCAGCGTCTCGTAGAGAGCGCTGGTAGAGGGCGCGCGTGACAGCCACGCCCTGTACTCGTCCGAAGTGAATACTGAAGGAGAGGACGGTAAACGACCTGGTAATCAAAtgataatttatatgtatggtTGTTtcgtaatattgtaaaattatttcttgtTGTTAACTTGCTTACCTCTGGAAGAACGAAGATCCAAACGTGAAGACAAAGGTTCCGGCTCATCTTGAAGAACACTTCCCGCTCGTCTACTCAGTCCCAGCCTATTTAAAACATCGTAATTATTCAATCAATTGTTTGGCAATATTATAAGATAAATAGGACACGCACTTACCTCTGTCCAGTCCCTCTCACATCCCTCGGTAAAGAATTAAACTTCGATCCAATATCTCTGCCCAAAGTGCTACTCCGATACCCACTAAGCCCTGAATAATATGGAGTTCTAGTAGGAGCCGTAGCCTCGGTGTCTGACGAATAGTCCAGACTACGGTTTCTTCTAGCTGTTCCAAATTTACTGCTATATGACGGTAGACCGAGCCCAGTAGTTCCATATGCTCCTGTAAGAGTTGATCCTAGGCCAGTTCCTCCTAAACCTGATCCTAGGCCAGAGCTCGTCAAGCCTGACCCAACAAGGCTTGAACCGGTGAGGCCACTGAGTCCAGTAGTCGATAATCCAGATGGAAGCCCGGGGCCTAAACTAGTTCCAGTTAGACCAGAGTCTGTGAGTCCAGTCCCTGTTAGGCCAGATCCGGGCATACCAACACCACCATATCGCTGGTTGTATCTTAAGCTTGACGCTGTAAATAAAAGGGTTAATCAAAAAATGTTCCTATATAATATTCTGTAATAGAACTGTAAGGGGTGAAACCTCCTTACCTCCAGTTGCAGCCGATGCTTTCAAACTAGATCTGAGCAAGGAATGTCTACCGAAATCAGAATGCGTTTCAGCTCGGGGTAATTGCTGCTCTGACCCTGACCGTGGCACTCGCCCTCCGAAACGAGTACTGaaataagaattaaatattttagatgaCGACCAAAGAGTATGTAAAAGTTAAGATATTGTAAAGAAACCTTTAGTACCTATCATACCTTCCGCTGTCAGCGGGATAGAAAGAGTGAACTTTCTCCGCTAAACTGTCCAGTGTATTTGGATAGGATCGCTCGTACGGTACAAAATGCGTCGCTTGAGATTTTGGCTGTTCTGTGATCACCGGTGGAGGCGGACGGTAACTAAACAAAAAGTACAAAGAATGATAAAAAACACATTCTGAGGGTGACGACTGTCGTGATACAGagatatacaggaatgaattttaagcagtgcacaaaaaaactggtggtccagaatcattaaccgaac
Protein-coding regions in this window:
- the LOC124630510 gene encoding rho GTPase-activating protein 100F: MVENDHDSTTAAALEAVERRGEMIVRILEIRQVGRNNIEAAKKFFSLQDSRHIVQLVEIVKRPGQTLGLYIREGDGGARTDGVFISRIALESAVYNSGCLKVGDEILAVNLVDVRRMSLDDVVIIMSIPRRLLLCTRQRKGKSGPGSPSMPRSEHKPPPVVVLKRDCRDDDERDRDRVDGLYSQHGTLRSAGPGGGVRPVGDGREERSRLQLGALSPDSTALDLYYNPRPPSDHSTWSYRPPPPVITEQPKSQATHFVPYERSYPNTLDSLAEKVHSFYPADSGRYDSTRFGGRVPRSGSEQQLPRAETHSDFGRHSLLRSSLKASAATGASSLRYNQRYGGVGMPGSGLTGTGLTDSGLTGTSLGPGLPSGLSTTGLSGLTGSSLVGSGLTSSGLGSGLGGTGLGSTLTGAYGTTGLGLPSYSSKFGTARRNRSLDYSSDTEATAPTRTPYYSGLSGYRSSTLGRDIGSKFNSLPRDVRGTGQRLGLSRRAGSVLQDEPEPLSSRLDLRSSRGRLPSSPSVFTSDEYRAWLSRAPSTSALYETLRPRLPTHYSAENIHDALKNMESGSRFGSSLGLAGRRVERPRHLPARSVSSQQLGATQQLGAGAGGSPSARRVRQLLELGSRFNCPNPSPVPTPGSRHQRHLDINPNEFLKYKVEKPATGGLSASMTGLSRLSGGVSGMLWVHLLAGRGLRPSPSGASPGSPPSGPLAPPQPPVAPRDLYCVLECDRVHKARTVVRTGELQFDWDESFELDLVDNRQLDVLVYSWDPQHRHKLCYRGSVTLPDLLSRSPAHQLAIKMEPRGTLYVRFRHTEPHDLFRRRPAPPRGTALFGAELDTVVAREPRPPHAPPVPLIVRRCVEEIERRGLDIIGLYRLCGSASKKRILREAFERNARGVELAPDSVPDINVITGLLKDYLRELPQPLFSRCMYQMTLDALGICLPDDREGNARLMASVVELLPRASRATLVFLLDHLALVVAAQDRNKMSPQHLAVALAPPLMLHSQPPTEMDYQRSINVLQCLLQIWPAPKRSVRRGESVTGPRGNRVSASPAASLTLPQGRVPPSVSPYRPQAAASAASPPPALSGRPAPDRSPPAHVLSSVRAGQYRPQSPLRGPLPAPPRSRQVTVSSPGSPSSSSGSHSPADTIKHGGSVSSILRQPERAASPRSSPRSSPRASPRASPRDSPRTSTPRENREHASRESSREHTPREHSREHTPRDSSREHTPRDGPREPGSRESPRSVIPGTSAGLAVTLNSPGRGGLSPRYSSTNPFLQQYDAEEEAEAWRAADIFSSHA